In a single window of the Bacteroidales bacterium genome:
- a CDS encoding ribose-phosphate pyrophosphokinase, whose protein sequence is MSSEVSIFSGRATKYLAEKIALSYGKKLGDVSYACFSDGEFRPSFDETIRGNEVFIIQSTFPPAENLLELFMMIDAAKRASAKNIIAVIPYFGFARQDRKDKPRVPITSKMIANLLTASGINRLITMDLHADQIQGYFDIPVDHLYASTIFVPYLQSLKLENLTMSSPDTGGTRRAGTYAKYLDADLVICFKQRPKPNQIGNMVVIGDVENKNVILVDDIIDTAGTITKAADLIKSKGAASVRAMCTHPVFSDKACEKIEKSALTEVIVTDTIPLNERAIQCEKINVLSTANLFADVINSVINCESISSHFKFTSLQ, encoded by the coding sequence ATGTCTTCAGAAGTTTCTATTTTTTCGGGAAGAGCAACAAAATACCTGGCTGAGAAAATAGCATTGAGTTATGGTAAAAAACTCGGCGATGTTTCTTATGCCTGTTTTAGCGACGGAGAATTTCGCCCTTCATTTGACGAAACTATTCGTGGTAATGAAGTGTTTATTATTCAATCAACATTTCCGCCCGCCGAAAATCTTCTGGAGTTATTCATGATGATTGATGCTGCAAAAAGAGCTTCTGCAAAAAATATCATCGCAGTGATACCTTATTTCGGTTTTGCACGCCAGGATAGGAAAGACAAGCCAAGAGTGCCGATAACTTCAAAAATGATTGCCAATCTGTTAACGGCTTCCGGCATTAACAGACTGATTACAATGGACCTTCATGCCGACCAGATTCAGGGCTATTTTGACATACCCGTTGACCATCTGTATGCATCTACCATTTTTGTTCCATACCTTCAAAGCCTGAAGCTTGAAAATCTAACCATGTCGTCACCCGACACCGGAGGTACACGCAGGGCAGGCACTTATGCCAAATATCTGGATGCCGACCTGGTGATTTGTTTTAAACAGCGCCCCAAGCCAAATCAAATTGGAAATATGGTGGTTATTGGAGACGTGGAAAACAAAAATGTAATTTTGGTTGACGACATTATTGATACGGCAGGAACTATAACCAAAGCAGCAGACCTGATAAAATCAAAAGGCGCTGCCAGCGTTCGCGCCATGTGCACCCATCCGGTATTTTCCGATAAGGCATGTGAAAAAATTGAAAAATCAGCCCTCACAGAAGTTATTGTTACCGACACCATCCCCCTGAATGAAAGAGCAATACAATGCGAAAAAATTAATGTTTTATCCACCGCCAATCTTTTTGCTGATGTAATCAACAGCGTTATAAATTGCGAA
- a CDS encoding tetratricopeptide repeat protein, protein MKRLITYIATTMFSCFVYAQAVDSIKNKIIIRDNGNAMEITMGDSSVTISYEFMYEKYLLNGVEKANDGNFESALADFNVALLYITTDPQAYYNKGLAYYYLKQYDMAIENYNVAVELDSNYEEAYGQRGIVKSLSGDPEGAKTDFRKAILIKPEKGLNYYNYGIALLVNDEIDEGCQQMIIALKLGYSDAENVILKYCH, encoded by the coding sequence ATGAAGAGATTAATTACATATATAGCAACCACCATGTTTTCGTGCTTTGTTTATGCACAAGCCGTTGACAGTATAAAAAACAAAATTATTATCAGGGATAATGGAAATGCCATGGAGATAACGATGGGAGATTCTTCAGTTACAATTTCCTATGAGTTTATGTATGAGAAATATCTATTGAATGGCGTTGAAAAAGCAAATGATGGGAATTTTGAAAGTGCCTTAGCTGATTTTAATGTGGCGTTATTATATATCACTACCGACCCGCAGGCATATTACAATAAAGGCCTGGCTTATTACTATCTGAAACAGTATGATATGGCGATTGAAAACTATAATGTTGCTGTTGAGTTGGATTCAAATTATGAAGAAGCTTATGGACAAAGGGGTATTGTCAAAAGCCTGAGTGGAGACCCTGAAGGTGCAAAAACCGATTTTAGAAAAGCTATTTTAATAAAGCCTGAAAAAGGATTAAATTATTACAATTATGGTATTGCATTGTTGGTGAACGATGAAATAGACGAAGGATGCCAGCAAATGATAATTGCCCTCAAACTTGGTTATTCTGATGCCGAAAATGTAATTTTAAAATACTGCCATTAA
- a CDS encoding polymer-forming cytoskeletal protein, with translation MAKTIETETPVVNIIGVGTSIKGDINSNGDIRIDGSLTGSVITKGKVVVGKTGTIEGEIVCNSADISGIVKAKIAVTELLSMTASAKVNGDIVAGKFAVESGANFTGTCNMSQDKSYKPEATIKTPDEKNKNPY, from the coding sequence ATGGCTAAAACAATTGAAACTGAAACCCCGGTTGTAAACATTATTGGAGTCGGAACGTCCATCAAAGGAGATATTAATTCAAACGGGGATATCCGAATTGACGGTTCTTTGACTGGTTCAGTAATTACAAAAGGGAAAGTGGTTGTGGGAAAAACCGGAACTATTGAGGGGGAAATCGTTTGTAACAGCGCCGATATTTCGGGCATCGTAAAAGCAAAAATCGCAGTTACCGAATTACTTTCTATGACAGCTTCTGCAAAGGTAAATGGTGACATTGTTGCCGGAAAATTTGCCGTGGAATCAGGTGCAAATTTTACAGGCACCTGCAATATGTCGCAAGACAAAAGCTATAAACCTGAGGCCACCATAAAAACCCCGGATGAAAAAAACAAAAATCCCTATTGA
- the atpG gene encoding ATP synthase F1 subunit gamma has product MAGLKEVRIRIASVNTTKQVTSAMKMVSAAKLRRAQSAILKLRPYANSLSGILSELSSSMSTPDDIVFFKKRKIQKVLLVIINSNRGLCGAFNSNVIKAAVTQIHEKYNDLNEKENIHLMCIGKKATDFFTKQQYKVIESHDDIYENLNYEKTKILAEKLMGFYAAGTYDKIELIYNQFKNAVAQILTIEQFLPIEKSPQAVDNSEISTDYLFEPDKNIFLKELVPKSLRIQFYKAILDSWASEQGARMSAMQKATDNAEELIKSLKLSYNKARQAAITKEIIEIVSGVNALKG; this is encoded by the coding sequence ATGGCCGGACTTAAAGAAGTAAGAATCAGAATTGCTTCGGTAAATACTACCAAACAGGTTACCAGCGCCATGAAAATGGTGTCGGCAGCCAAATTGCGAAGAGCACAAAGTGCAATACTTAAACTGCGCCCTTATGCCAACAGCTTAAGCGGTATTCTTTCGGAATTAAGCAGCAGCATGAGCACTCCCGATGATATAGTTTTTTTTAAAAAAAGAAAAATTCAAAAAGTTTTACTCGTTATCATAAACTCAAACCGGGGATTGTGCGGAGCTTTTAACTCTAATGTTATTAAAGCAGCTGTAACACAGATACATGAAAAATACAACGACCTGAACGAAAAAGAAAACATTCATTTAATGTGTATCGGGAAAAAAGCAACTGATTTTTTTACCAAACAACAATATAAGGTCATCGAAAGCCATGATGATATTTATGAAAATCTGAATTACGAAAAAACAAAAATATTGGCCGAAAAACTTATGGGATTTTATGCTGCAGGTACTTATGATAAAATAGAACTGATTTATAACCAGTTTAAAAATGCTGTTGCCCAGATACTTACCATTGAGCAATTTCTGCCAATAGAAAAATCCCCGCAAGCTGTTGATAATTCAGAAATTAGTACAGATTATTTATTTGAACCAGACAAAAACATTTTTTTAAAAGAACTGGTACCCAAATCTTTAAGAATACAGTTTTATAAAGCAATTTTAGATTCATGGGCTTCGGAACAGGGAGCGCGCATGTCGGCCATGCAAAAAGCTACGGATAATGCCGAGGAACTTATTAAATCCCTGAAACTTTCTTATAATAAAGCCCGTCAGGCAGCTATTACCAAGGAAATTATTGAAATTGTCAGCGGGGTAAATGCCCTGAAAGGTTAA
- a CDS encoding AtpZ/AtpI family protein produces the protein MKKTKIPIDNYAKYSSIAIQMLVIIILGVGGGVLLDKWLEFKFPVFTVVLSFCSVAVAIYVAIKDFIKKK, from the coding sequence ATGAAAAAAACAAAAATCCCTATTGATAATTATGCCAAATACTCCAGTATCGCCATACAGATGCTGGTGATTATTATTTTAGGCGTTGGGGGGGGTGTTTTGCTTGATAAATGGCTTGAATTTAAGTTTCCTGTGTTTACGGTTGTATTGTCATTTTGCTCAGTTGCTGTGGCTATTTATGTGGCAATAAAAGATTTTATAAAAAAAAAATAA
- the atpE gene encoding ATP synthase F0 subunit C yields the protein MSLMSVLLQAAADFAPIAKMGAGIGAGIASIGAGLGIGNIGKGAMESIGRQPEAVGDIRSNMIVAAALIEGVAFFAIVVCLLILFI from the coding sequence ATGTCATTAATGTCAGTTTTATTACAAGCAGCCGCTGATTTTGCTCCTATAGCAAAAATGGGGGCAGGCATCGGGGCAGGAATTGCTTCAATTGGCGCAGGCCTTGGTATTGGAAATATCGGAAAAGGCGCCATGGAATCTATCGGCAGACAGCCTGAAGCCGTTGGTGATATCCGTTCAAATATGATTGTGGCAGCAGCCCTTATTGAAGGTGTTGCTTTTTTTGCTATCGTGGTTTGCTTGCTGATTCTGTTTATTTAA
- the atpH gene encoding ATP synthase F1 subunit delta, with the protein MKSERIAKRYAKALFLLAEDQNKTDAVFGDMQLLKQVSINSRDFMRIMQSPVINVSKKNTIFRAIFAEKLDSLSFAFLEFLTKKKREIILAEIAKEYSELYDESKNIKRAVFQTAVFPDQGLITRVKEILSKQLAANVEIKNEIKPDLVGGFVLKVGDKQYDASVKRNINRLKKEYNVNIYIPKF; encoded by the coding sequence ATGAAATCCGAAAGAATAGCAAAACGATATGCAAAAGCTTTGTTTTTATTGGCAGAAGACCAAAATAAAACAGATGCAGTTTTCGGGGATATGCAGTTATTGAAACAAGTCAGTATCAACAGCCGTGATTTTATGCGCATCATGCAGAGTCCGGTAATTAATGTTTCTAAAAAAAATACTATTTTTCGGGCGATTTTTGCCGAGAAACTTGACTCTTTATCTTTTGCATTTCTTGAATTTCTTACAAAAAAGAAAAGAGAAATAATACTTGCCGAAATTGCCAAAGAATATTCGGAACTTTATGATGAATCTAAAAACATTAAACGGGCGGTTTTTCAAACAGCAGTTTTTCCTGACCAAGGTTTAATTACCCGCGTGAAGGAAATTCTTTCGAAACAACTTGCAGCAAATGTTGAAATTAAAAATGAAATTAAACCCGACCTTGTCGGGGGGTTTGTTCTTAAAGTAGGCGACAAACAATATGATGCTTCTGTGAAGCGAAATATAAACCGCCTGAAAAAAGAATACAATGTAAATATTTATATCCCAAAATTTTAA
- the atpF gene encoding F0F1 ATP synthase subunit B encodes MELVTPGIGLIFWMTLSFLLLLLILKKFAWKPVLKMLKERENKIDESLRQAEKAHAEMKQLKFSNEQLLKEAKEERDSLLNDARAIKEKIIEDARVKANEEADRIVQAAKDSIHYEKMEALTELKNQVALLSVDIAEKLIQQELSKDNKQQDFIDKLLKDISFN; translated from the coding sequence ATGGAATTAGTAACCCCCGGAATAGGGCTTATATTTTGGATGACGCTGTCATTTCTTTTGTTATTGTTGATTTTAAAAAAGTTTGCTTGGAAACCGGTACTTAAGATGCTGAAAGAGCGTGAAAACAAAATTGACGAATCGTTGCGACAGGCTGAAAAGGCACATGCCGAAATGAAACAATTGAAATTCAGCAACGAACAACTTCTTAAGGAGGCTAAAGAAGAACGCGACAGTCTTTTGAATGACGCCAGAGCTATCAAGGAAAAGATTATCGAAGATGCCAGAGTTAAAGCCAACGAAGAAGCAGACCGTATTGTTCAGGCAGCCAAAGACAGTATACATTATGAGAAAATGGAAGCGCTGACAGAATTAAAGAATCAGGTTGCACTGTTGTCGGTGGATATCGCAGAGAAATTGATACAACAAGAATTGTCAAAAGACAACAAACAACAGGATTTTATTGACAAACTGCTTAAAGATATAAGCTTTAATTAA
- the atpA gene encoding F0F1 ATP synthase subunit alpha: protein MMAEIKPAEVTAILRQQLAGFNQETELEETGTVIQVGDGIARVYGLINVGSGELVEFEKTGVMGVVLNLEEDNVGVVLLGKTDNIIEGDVVKRTNRIASIPVGKGVLGRVINTIGQPIDGKGPIAGDLYDMPIERKAPGVIFRQPVNQPLQTGIKAIDAMIPIGRGQRELIIGDRQTGKTAIALDTIINQRAFYDKGEPVFCIYVAVGQKGSSVANIVKTLEEKGAMPYTVVVSATASDPAAMQFYAPYAGAAIGEFFRDTGGSALVVYDDLSKQAVAYREVSLLLRRPPGREAYPGDVFYLHSRLLERAARIISSDKIAQKMNDLPESIRHLAKGGGSLTALPIIETQAGDVSAYIPTNVISITDGQIFLETTLFNSGIRPAINVGISVSRVGGAAQIKPMKKIAGTLKLDQAQYRELESFLKFGSDLDAATKTVLDKGARNVEILKQPQYSPMSIEHQIAIIFCGTKGILQKIPVKNIINFQEEFLHFLDSYHKKLLENLSKGMLTDEMMEELEKAAQEIIYRYEK, encoded by the coding sequence ATAATGGCAGAAATAAAACCCGCAGAAGTAACTGCAATTTTACGCCAGCAACTGGCAGGATTTAACCAGGAAACGGAGCTGGAAGAAACCGGCACTGTTATTCAGGTGGGAGACGGTATTGCAAGAGTTTACGGCCTCATTAATGTGGGCTCGGGAGAGCTTGTGGAATTTGAAAAAACTGGTGTAATGGGTGTGGTGTTGAATCTTGAAGAAGATAATGTTGGAGTTGTGCTTCTGGGAAAAACCGACAATATTATTGAGGGTGATGTGGTGAAAAGAACAAACCGTATAGCCTCCATACCTGTGGGTAAAGGTGTTTTGGGAAGAGTAATAAATACTATTGGACAACCTATTGACGGTAAAGGCCCTATAGCCGGTGATTTGTATGATATGCCTATTGAACGCAAAGCTCCTGGTGTAATTTTCAGACAACCGGTTAACCAGCCTCTGCAGACCGGGATAAAAGCCATAGACGCCATGATTCCTATTGGGCGGGGACAACGCGAGCTTATCATTGGCGACAGACAAACGGGAAAAACTGCTATAGCTCTTGACACAATAATAAACCAACGGGCTTTCTATGACAAAGGAGAACCGGTTTTTTGTATTTACGTTGCCGTTGGGCAAAAAGGTTCTTCCGTAGCAAATATTGTAAAAACCCTTGAAGAAAAAGGCGCTATGCCTTATACGGTTGTAGTTTCCGCAACGGCTTCTGACCCGGCAGCTATGCAGTTTTATGCACCTTATGCCGGCGCTGCTATAGGCGAATTTTTTAGGGATACTGGAGGTTCTGCGCTTGTTGTTTATGACGATTTATCCAAGCAAGCCGTGGCATATCGTGAGGTGTCGCTCTTGCTTCGCCGACCACCGGGCAGGGAAGCTTACCCGGGAGATGTATTTTATCTGCATTCCCGTCTTCTGGAACGTGCTGCGCGTATTATTTCATCGGATAAGATAGCTCAAAAAATGAACGACCTTCCCGAATCTATTCGCCATCTGGCTAAAGGAGGAGGCTCCCTCACTGCCCTGCCAATTATCGAAACACAGGCAGGAGATGTATCGGCGTATATTCCTACTAATGTAATTTCAATTACTGACGGACAGATATTTCTTGAAACTACTTTGTTTAACTCTGGCATCAGGCCGGCTATTAATGTTGGAATTTCAGTATCTCGTGTGGGCGGAGCCGCACAGATAAAACCTATGAAAAAAATTGCAGGAACACTTAAGCTCGATCAGGCACAATACCGCGAACTGGAATCGTTTCTGAAATTTGGCTCTGACTTGGATGCCGCAACGAAAACCGTGCTCGATAAAGGCGCAAGAAATGTTGAAATACTTAAACAACCGCAATATTCTCCTATGTCTATCGAACACCAGATAGCAATCATCTTTTGCGGAACAAAAGGGATACTTCAAAAAATCCCTGTCAAAAATATTATTAATTTTCAGGAAGAATTTTTACATTTTCTGGACTCGTATCATAAGAAACTTCTTGAAAACCTAAGCAAAGGAATGCTGACCGATGAAATGATGGAAGAGCTCGAAAAAGCAGCACAAGAAATTATTTACCGTTACGAAAAATAA
- the atpB gene encoding F0F1 ATP synthase subunit A → MGSFKYYLIFFALIIFSCPFVGKAEEKEPFNAGKTIIEHISDAHEWHIANFGETHFSIPLPVILYDDGKIVAFMSSKFHHGTAEYKGYKLNEKGKIVKVDETAKPPLDFSITKNVTSLFISVILICWIFISIARRFKQHPNEAPKGLQSWLEPLILFVRDDIARPAIGEKRYEKYMPYLLTIFFFIFINNLLGLIPFFPGGANLTGNIAVTMVLALFTFIITTISGNKHYWKEIYNAPGVPWWLKVIPLMPIVEIVGVITKPFVLMVRLFANMTAGHIIALGFISLIFIFGQMSPGAGYGFSIISVFFYVFMGLLELLVAFIQAYVFTLLSSLYFGMATAEHHEAAH, encoded by the coding sequence ATGGGTAGTTTTAAGTATTATTTGATTTTTTTTGCTTTAATTATTTTCTCATGCCCATTTGTTGGTAAAGCTGAAGAAAAAGAGCCCTTTAATGCCGGAAAAACTATCATTGAGCATATTTCCGATGCCCACGAATGGCATATTGCCAATTTCGGCGAAACACATTTCAGCATTCCCTTGCCTGTGATACTTTATGATGATGGAAAAATTGTCGCCTTCATGTCGTCAAAATTTCATCACGGAACAGCCGAATATAAAGGATACAAACTTAATGAAAAAGGAAAAATCGTTAAGGTGGACGAGACCGCAAAACCGCCCCTGGATTTTTCTATTACCAAAAATGTCACCTCCCTGTTTATTAGCGTCATTCTTATCTGCTGGATATTTATTTCTATTGCACGCAGATTTAAACAGCATCCGAACGAAGCACCAAAAGGTTTGCAGTCGTGGCTGGAACCACTGATACTTTTTGTCCGCGATGATATTGCAAGGCCTGCCATTGGTGAAAAACGATATGAAAAATACATGCCCTACCTGCTGACCATTTTCTTTTTTATTTTTATAAACAACCTGCTTGGTCTGATACCGTTTTTCCCAGGCGGGGCAAACCTTACCGGAAATATCGCCGTAACGATGGTGCTGGCATTGTTTACATTTATTATTACCACGATCAGCGGAAATAAACATTACTGGAAAGAAATATACAACGCTCCCGGCGTGCCCTGGTGGTTGAAGGTAATACCATTAATGCCCATTGTTGAAATTGTCGGCGTCATTACAAAGCCTTTTGTACTGATGGTCCGTCTCTTTGCCAACATGACTGCCGGGCATATTATCGCTCTGGGATTTATCAGCCTGATCTTTATTTTCGGTCAGATGTCGCCTGGTGCAGGATACGGGTTTTCAATCATCTCGGTTTTCTTTTATGTTTTTATGGGATTATTGGAGTTACTAGTAGCTTTCATTCAGGCTTATGTTTTCACCTTGCTTTCGTCACTTTATTTTGGAATGGCGACCGCAGAACATCATGAAGCAGCACATTAA
- a CDS encoding tetratricopeptide repeat protein gives MIFSLSCSTKKNTFTRRVYHNLTAHYNAYFNGKEALKEGTIELGKISKDDFTKILPVFQLGTKTDAQSVYNYLDRSLEKGSIVVQRHSIFIKGKEYIKWIDDAYLLIGQSYFYKQEYDLAMQTCNYILNRFKKSDLKNEVIILKSLINVQQDRLDEAEALLVSIENKFEKKKSTRTAEKLYPMALSNVLLKQERYEQAIENLNASIKLNKKKRIRTRLHFILAQAYQRTGQLPKSNENFKKVIKLNPIYDMEFAAKMNLAQNYDVTSGDSKDIKKLLSKMLRDDKNKEYLDQIYYVIADINLKENDMESAVENLKKSARLSVSNNKQKARSYLKLADLYFAEPLYKPAQVYYDSCVQFLPKDYPNYILIENKKNTLNELVKNINAVDLQDSLQKLARMPVGERNKKIDEVIEQIRKDEERKRQEEMERQQNLALAMQNQNNMQTTGSWYFYNPTSMNFGYTEFVRKWGKRPYEDLWRLSDKTFTEIQFQDITEESDSTDNKKDSTKINLKDRNYYISQLPLTPEAIEKSNLDIAEALYNIGYIYKESLLDNDKSVEAFNKLEKRYPESIHILPAYYNLFQIYISTDNTPKADYYKNLILTKYPDSDYAKIIQDPEYYVKLEEKQNRYEKYYKETYMLYQEGNYNIVINNADSVIKTLKDKKLVPKFELLKALAIGKTQPTETFEKTLKDIVSKYGGTEPAGKAQEYLDALSRIKNMSSGENVNITDTVKTETKEIYKFDPGAFHFYIAVLEMKNTSINEVKIAYSDFNMKFFSTQKYTINTLFLDDKHEVLNVARFNNKNEALDYLNAVQNNQGLVKILENASYRHFVISAANYPLFYQNKDVDKYLKFFNKYYKIQQK, from the coding sequence TTGATTTTTTCTCTATCTTGTTCTACAAAAAAAAACACATTTACAAGAAGAGTATATCATAATCTCACAGCACACTATAATGCATACTTTAATGGCAAGGAAGCCCTAAAGGAAGGCACAATTGAGCTTGGTAAAATAAGCAAGGATGACTTTACTAAAATATTACCTGTTTTTCAACTTGGAACGAAAACCGACGCTCAATCAGTTTATAATTATCTTGACCGTTCTCTCGAAAAGGGCTCAATAGTAGTTCAAAGGCATTCAATTTTTATAAAAGGAAAAGAATACATCAAGTGGATAGATGATGCATATCTGCTTATTGGTCAATCTTATTTCTACAAGCAAGAATATGACTTGGCCATGCAGACCTGTAACTATATACTTAACAGGTTTAAAAAAAGCGATTTAAAAAATGAAGTTATTATTTTAAAATCTTTGATTAATGTTCAGCAAGACAGGCTGGACGAGGCAGAGGCTCTGTTGGTTTCCATAGAGAATAAGTTTGAAAAAAAGAAAAGCACCCGTACTGCAGAAAAACTTTATCCTATGGCTTTAAGTAATGTATTATTGAAACAGGAACGTTATGAGCAGGCCATAGAAAATCTTAACGCTAGTATTAAACTCAACAAAAAGAAAAGAATTCGTACACGGCTGCATTTTATACTTGCTCAGGCATACCAACGTACCGGGCAATTGCCAAAATCCAATGAAAATTTTAAAAAAGTCATCAAGTTGAACCCTATATATGATATGGAGTTTGCAGCAAAAATGAACCTTGCCCAGAATTACGATGTTACTTCCGGTGACAGCAAAGACATAAAAAAACTACTGAGTAAAATGCTGCGTGATGATAAAAATAAAGAATATCTTGACCAGATATATTATGTTATTGCAGACATTAACCTTAAGGAAAACGACATGGAGTCCGCTGTTGAAAACTTGAAAAAATCAGCGCGCCTGAGTGTGTCAAATAACAAACAGAAAGCCAGATCTTACCTGAAACTTGCTGATTTATACTTTGCCGAACCTTTATACAAGCCAGCTCAGGTATATTATGACAGTTGTGTGCAGTTTTTACCAAAAGATTATCCTAATTATATTCTGATTGAAAACAAAAAAAACACCCTGAACGAGCTGGTAAAAAATATTAATGCTGTTGATTTACAGGATAGCCTGCAAAAACTTGCCCGGATGCCTGTAGGAGAAAGAAATAAAAAAATTGATGAAGTGATTGAACAAATCAGAAAAGATGAAGAACGCAAACGGCAGGAAGAAATGGAGCGTCAGCAAAATCTGGCATTGGCAATGCAAAATCAGAACAATATGCAAACCACAGGTTCCTGGTATTTTTATAATCCAACCTCCATGAATTTCGGATATACTGAATTTGTCCGCAAATGGGGAAAAAGGCCCTACGAAGACCTGTGGCGGCTTAGTGACAAAACATTTACAGAAATACAATTTCAGGACATAACCGAAGAGTCTGACAGCACCGATAATAAAAAAGACAGTACAAAAATCAATCTCAAAGACAGAAATTATTATATTTCACAATTACCACTGACGCCTGAAGCTATTGAAAAATCAAATCTGGACATTGCTGAAGCGCTGTATAATATTGGGTATATTTATAAGGAATCTCTGTTAGACAATGATAAATCCGTTGAAGCCTTTAATAAATTAGAAAAACGTTACCCCGAAAGCATTCACATACTTCCGGCGTATTATAATCTTTTTCAGATTTATATCTCCACAGACAATACTCCAAAAGCCGATTATTATAAAAACCTGATTTTAACAAAATATCCCGACAGCGACTATGCTAAAATAATTCAGGACCCTGAATATTATGTAAAACTTGAAGAAAAACAAAATCGTTACGAAAAATACTACAAAGAAACATACATGCTTTATCAGGAGGGAAATTATAATATCGTGATAAACAATGCTGACAGTGTAATTAAAACTCTTAAAGATAAAAAACTTGTCCCCAAGTTTGAACTGCTCAAAGCACTTGCCATTGGGAAAACTCAACCCACAGAAACATTTGAAAAAACCTTAAAAGATATAGTAAGTAAATACGGCGGAACAGAACCGGCAGGCAAAGCGCAGGAATACTTAGATGCTTTGTCGCGAATAAAAAATATGTCGTCCGGAGAGAATGTAAATATAACCGATACTGTAAAAACCGAAACAAAAGAAATTTACAAGTTTGATCCCGGCGCTTTCCATTTTTATATTGCCGTTTTGGAAATGAAAAATACGAGTATTAACGAAGTCAAGATTGCCTATTCTGATTTTAACATGAAATTTTTTTCTACCCAAAAATACACCATCAACACTTTGTTTCTTGATGATAAACATGAAGTGCTGAATGTGGCAAGATTTAATAATAAAAACGAAGCATTGGATTATCTCAACGCTGTTCAAAACAATCAGGGCCTGGTTAAAATATTGGAAAATGCAAGTTACAGGCATTTTGTGATTTCTGCAGCCAACTACCCCTTGTTTTATCAAAATAAAGACGTTGATAAATACCTGAAGTTTTTTAATAAATATTATAAAATACAGCAAAAATAA
- a CDS encoding ferritin, with the protein MEKALNGQINAEFFSAYLYLSMAAYFERMNLAGFANWMRIQAQEENAHGMIFFNFINERGGKVELTAIDKPAFDWKNPIKVFEEVLKHEQKVTALINNLVNIAIQEKDHATNNKLQWFVAEQVEEEASASEILEQLKLVEGKGHGLLLLDREMKTRVFVDPLNSKE; encoded by the coding sequence ATGGAAAAAGCATTAAATGGTCAGATTAATGCAGAATTTTTTTCTGCTTATTTATATTTATCAATGGCAGCATACTTTGAACGTATGAACCTTGCCGGTTTTGCCAATTGGATGCGAATACAGGCACAAGAAGAAAATGCCCACGGTATGATTTTTTTCAATTTTATTAACGAACGAGGCGGTAAAGTTGAATTAACAGCTATTGATAAACCCGCCTTCGACTGGAAAAATCCAATAAAAGTTTTTGAAGAAGTGTTGAAACACGAACAAAAAGTAACAGCCCTGATAAACAATCTTGTAAATATTGCAATACAGGAAAAAGACCACGCTACCAACAACAAATTGCAATGGTTTGTAGCGGAACAGGTGGAGGAAGAAGCCAGTGCTTCGGAAATCCTTGAACAATTGAAGTTGGTGGAAGGTAAAGGGCATGGCCTGTTGTTGTTGGATCGCGAAATGAAAACAAGAGTTTTTGTTGACCCCCTCAACAGTAAAGAATAA